In one Dehalogenimonas formicexedens genomic region, the following are encoded:
- a CDS encoding ferritin-like domain-containing protein, which translates to MNKQPAKTDYSPVIDLLNQVLTLEYSIIIHFPRISGVFKDRDIRDKALYLSSASVKHAGVVSEAIESLGGKAEWNFEPFPDDGNLVRMFEEQVDKEKLAHRLHMECVKLLPEGLKPKFRQIAAEEEWHEKIASEVLQYLRARSETISG; encoded by the coding sequence GTGAATAAACAACCTGCCAAAACCGATTATTCTCCGGTAATCGACCTTCTCAACCAGGTCCTTACCCTTGAGTACTCCATCATTATTCACTTCCCCCGGATTTCGGGGGTGTTCAAGGACCGAGACATCAGGGATAAGGCGTTGTATTTATCCTCTGCTTCAGTGAAACATGCCGGGGTTGTCTCTGAAGCTATCGAATCCCTGGGTGGTAAAGCTGAATGGAACTTCGAACCCTTCCCTGACGATGGGAATTTGGTGAGGATGTTCGAGGAACAGGTCGATAAAGAAAAACTCGCGCATCGGTTGCATATGGAATGCGTCAAACTCTTGCCGGAGGGACTGAAACCAAAATTCAGGCAGATTGCCGCTGAGGAAGAATGGCATGAGAAGATTGCTAGCGAGGTCCTGCAATACCTAAGGGCTCGGTCTGAAACGATTTCGGGCTGA